One window of the Fibrobacter sp. UWP2 genome contains the following:
- the clpX gene encoding ATP-dependent Clp protease ATP-binding subunit ClpX, producing the protein MYRSGKNHPSVTCSFCGKPAEQVEKMITGAGVHICSDCVAMCYRIIEEDRSRSMQEKAAAEAAVQKPLPLPTEIKAHLDDFVIGQDAAKMALSVAVYNHYKRLRYKQTHHSENDVEVEKSNLLLVGPTGSGKTLLAQTMARFLDVPFTIADATVLTEAGYVGEDVDSIIVRLLQAADYDVAKAERGIIFIDEIDKIARKTANPSITRDVSGEGVQQGLLKLLEGTVAAVPPKGGRKHPEQPLVQVNTRNILFICGGAFETLDKIIAQRVNKGGMGFGADIRSESDNTLSELFRQLEPDDLIKFGLIPEIVGRLPIAVALEELDETALLNILTQPKNALVKQFKSLFAMDGIELEFEEGALKEIVRETMSRKTGARGLRSVMEKTLQQAMFDMPGAGVKKLVLTAEMVKNGLKPLAVTEKKSKRKSKSESGKDASGKNVA; encoded by the coding sequence ATGTACCGTAGCGGGAAAAATCATCCGTCCGTGACTTGCAGTTTTTGCGGCAAGCCAGCCGAACAGGTCGAAAAAATGATTACCGGAGCCGGCGTTCACATTTGCAGTGATTGCGTCGCTATGTGCTACCGTATCATTGAAGAAGACCGCTCCCGCTCCATGCAAGAGAAGGCGGCCGCTGAAGCCGCTGTGCAAAAGCCGCTCCCGCTCCCGACCGAGATCAAGGCCCACCTGGACGATTTTGTGATTGGACAGGATGCCGCCAAGATGGCGCTCTCGGTGGCGGTCTACAACCACTACAAGCGCTTGCGTTACAAGCAAACTCACCACTCCGAGAATGACGTGGAAGTCGAAAAGTCGAACCTGTTGCTCGTCGGCCCGACGGGTAGCGGCAAAACTCTTTTGGCGCAGACCATGGCGCGTTTTTTGGATGTGCCTTTTACCATTGCCGATGCGACCGTGCTTACCGAAGCGGGTTACGTGGGCGAGGATGTTGACAGCATTATTGTGCGCTTGCTGCAGGCTGCCGATTACGATGTGGCCAAGGCCGAGCGCGGCATTATCTTTATCGACGAAATCGACAAGATCGCGCGCAAGACGGCGAACCCTTCCATTACTCGCGACGTGAGTGGCGAAGGCGTGCAGCAGGGCCTTTTGAAGCTTTTGGAAGGGACTGTTGCCGCGGTGCCGCCCAAGGGTGGCCGCAAGCACCCCGAACAGCCGCTGGTGCAGGTGAACACGAGGAACATTTTGTTCATTTGCGGTGGCGCCTTTGAGACTCTCGACAAGATCATTGCGCAGCGCGTGAACAAGGGCGGCATGGGTTTTGGTGCCGACATTCGCAGCGAAAGCGACAACACGCTGAGCGAACTCTTTAGGCAGCTGGAACCCGATGACCTCATCAAGTTCGGTTTGATTCCCGAGATTGTAGGCCGCTTGCCGATTGCCGTTGCCTTGGAGGAACTTGATGAGACGGCGCTCCTCAATATTTTGACGCAGCCCAAGAATGCACTGGTAAAACAGTTCAAGAGTCTCTTTGCTATGGACGGCATTGAACTCGAATTCGAGGAAGGCGCCTTGAAAGAGATTGTGCGCGAGACCATGAGCCGTAAAACCGGTGCCCGTGGGCTTCGTTCCGTGATGGAGAAGACCTTGCAGCAGGCCATGTTCGACATGCCTGGCGCCGGCGTCAAAAAACTCGTGCTCACCGCCGAGATGGTCAAGAACGGCCTCAAGCCGCTCGCCGTGACCGAGAAGAAGTCCAAGAGGAAGTCCAAGAGCGAGTCCGGCAAGGATGCTTCGGGCAAGAATGTAGCGTAA
- the lon gene encoding endopeptidase La, translating to MAFDFTKTFPLLPLRDAVVFPYTTRRILVGREMSLRALEYAENHDNEIILVAQKDVSQEELQNPMLDLYSVGVAARVSNVTPFPNGCVKVVLEGVEVVDLRSILVQDGFLHVTISPRKMQIPTNAKTKSFDEVLARFRDYATKRNIAEGMVDAFFGMENQLNAFYGMIPFLQVSLAEKQSFLEVTTLEEMSLKLLTLMEVTEDNDNVMVRVQQNVRQKMAQQQKEWFISEQIRQLQDELDGSEGAANEPDMLLRKIKAKKFSPTIVEKLEEEISRMRLMQPTSPEYAVSRNYVDWFLSLPYGEYTDTVLNMKKVKSELDSKHFGLDKVKERIMEYVAVLKLTGTERRAPILCLVGPPGVGKTTLVESIAIAMQRNFVRITLGGVRDEAEIRGHRRTYIGAMPGRFIHALRRAKCMNPVILLDEIDKMASDFRGDPASALLEVLDPEQNHDFTDHFMEVGLDLSRVLFIATANSEAEIPDALRDRFEVVRLPGYYPHEKLQIASKFLIPRICERTGVKQKEQVEFGDDIIKKVIREYTREAGVRELERTLESAVRHRAKEIVMGKKVKPQVTEKQLQEYLGAPRFLDSQLPEPGRPGVVTGLAWTSVGGEILPIECMLLSGKGQIIMTGKLGDVMKESAQIAVSLVRERLQRFGIDPAIVKKTDIHIHVPEGAVPKDGPSAGIALTLCLLSAFTKTPIPPDIAFTGEVSLTGACLAIGGLNEKALAALQAGVKTLRLPAQNKKDVDELPAPAKKGLKIYTHKHIDEIIKVLFPKPSKRKQNAKTEK from the coding sequence ATGGCTTTTGATTTTACAAAAACTTTCCCCTTGCTCCCGCTTAGGGATGCTGTTGTGTTCCCGTATACGACCCGCAGGATTTTGGTGGGTCGTGAGATGTCGCTCCGCGCCTTGGAATATGCCGAGAACCACGATAACGAAATCATCCTGGTCGCCCAGAAGGACGTGTCGCAGGAAGAACTCCAGAATCCGATGCTCGACTTGTACTCGGTGGGCGTCGCTGCCCGCGTTTCGAATGTGACTCCGTTCCCCAACGGCTGCGTGAAGGTCGTGCTCGAGGGCGTCGAAGTGGTGGACCTGCGTTCGATTTTGGTGCAGGACGGTTTTTTGCATGTGACGATTTCGCCCCGCAAAATGCAAATCCCCACCAACGCCAAGACCAAGTCTTTTGACGAAGTGCTTGCCAGGTTCCGCGACTACGCGACCAAGCGGAACATTGCCGAGGGCATGGTGGACGCCTTCTTTGGCATGGAGAACCAGCTGAACGCCTTTTACGGGATGATCCCGTTTTTGCAGGTGTCGCTTGCCGAGAAGCAGAGCTTTTTGGAGGTGACGACCCTCGAAGAGATGTCGCTCAAGCTCCTCACACTGATGGAAGTCACTGAGGACAACGACAATGTAATGGTGCGCGTGCAGCAGAACGTGCGCCAAAAGATGGCGCAACAGCAAAAGGAATGGTTCATCAGCGAACAAATCCGCCAGCTGCAAGACGAGCTGGACGGTTCGGAGGGCGCGGCGAACGAGCCCGACATGCTGCTCCGCAAAATCAAGGCGAAAAAGTTCAGCCCTACCATTGTCGAAAAGCTGGAAGAAGAAATCAGCCGCATGAGGCTGATGCAGCCCACGAGCCCCGAATACGCGGTGAGCCGCAATTACGTGGACTGGTTCCTTTCGCTGCCCTATGGCGAGTACACCGATACCGTCCTCAACATGAAAAAGGTGAAGAGTGAACTGGATTCCAAGCATTTTGGCTTGGACAAGGTGAAGGAACGCATCATGGAATATGTGGCGGTATTAAAGCTTACCGGTACGGAACGCCGTGCGCCCATCCTTTGCCTTGTGGGCCCTCCGGGCGTGGGCAAGACGACGCTTGTGGAGTCGATCGCGATCGCCATGCAGCGTAACTTTGTGCGCATTACTTTGGGTGGCGTGCGCGACGAGGCCGAAATTCGCGGTCACCGCCGCACCTACATTGGCGCCATGCCGGGCCGCTTTATCCATGCGCTGCGACGTGCCAAGTGCATGAACCCGGTCATTTTGCTCGACGAGATCGACAAAATGGCGAGCGATTTTCGCGGTGACCCCGCCAGCGCCCTGCTCGAGGTCTTGGATCCCGAACAGAACCACGATTTTACGGACCACTTTATGGAAGTAGGTCTCGACCTCTCCCGCGTGTTGTTCATTGCGACGGCGAATTCTGAAGCCGAGATTCCCGACGCCCTGCGCGACCGCTTTGAAGTGGTGCGCCTGCCGGGCTACTACCCGCACGAAAAGCTCCAGATTGCAAGCAAGTTCCTTATCCCGCGCATTTGCGAACGCACGGGTGTCAAGCAAAAGGAACAGGTGGAGTTTGGCGACGACATAATCAAGAAGGTCATTCGCGAGTACACCCGTGAGGCGGGCGTGCGTGAGCTGGAACGCACCTTGGAGAGCGCTGTTCGCCACCGTGCTAAAGAGATTGTGATGGGCAAGAAGGTCAAACCGCAGGTGACCGAAAAGCAACTGCAAGAGTACCTGGGCGCCCCGCGCTTCCTCGATAGCCAGCTGCCTGAACCGGGCCGCCCCGGCGTGGTAACGGGTCTGGCCTGGACCAGTGTGGGAGGCGAAATTTTGCCCATCGAGTGCATGCTTTTGAGCGGCAAGGGCCAGATCATTATGACCGGCAAGTTGGGCGACGTGATGAAGGAATCGGCGCAGATTGCGGTAAGCCTGGTGCGCGAGCGTCTGCAACGCTTTGGCATTGACCCCGCGATTGTGAAGAAGACCGACATCCATATCCACGTGCCCGAAGGCGCTGTGCCCAAGGACGGGCCTTCTGCCGGTATCGCCCTCACGCTTTGCCTTTTGAGCGCGTTCACCAAGACGCCTATTCCGCCCGACATTGCCTTTACGGGCGAGGTGAGCCTTACGGGTGCATGCCTCGCCATTGGCGGGCTCAATGAGAAAGCTTTGGCGGCCTTGCAGGCGGGCGTCAAGACGCTGCGCCTTCCGGCACAGAACAAGAAGGATGTGGACGAACTTCCAGCACCTGCGAAGAAGGGCCTCAAGATTTATACGCACAAGCACATAGATGAAATCATCAAGGTCTTGTTCCCCAAACCCTCCAAAAGGAAACAAAACGCAAAAACAGAAAAGTAG
- a CDS encoding sodium-dependent transporter → MERESFKSRLGFVLIAAGCAIGLGNVWRFPYIAGQYGGAAFVLPYLGFLILFGLPVLMAELAVGRGGRSGVAMGFDNLEKPGTHWHKAKYLLIFSNYVLMAFYSVVTGWMFYYFYKMVTDQSFLKGTPEQIAAGFGEMLSNPALLIFWMTIAIVLGLGVVSLGLQKGVESVTKKMMICLLGIMILLAIRAVTLPGADEGLRFYLLPSLERLTQSGKGVGEAIFAAFAHAFFTLSIGIGSMAIFGSYIKKDHSLPKEAASVCALDTFVALMAGIIIIPSCFAFGQEPGQGPGLIFVTLSNVFAQMPAGRFCGSAFFLFMSFAALSTLIAVFENIVSFWMDLKGVPRKKSAAWNILVVILLSLPCALGFNVLSGFEPFGPGSCVLDLEDFFVSNTMLPLGGMFFAVFCSSRYGWGQENFFKEINTGRGLKLPVNGFIKVYFKWILPALIAVLLVQGYMSKFAPELCARIFG, encoded by the coding sequence ATGGAACGCGAAAGCTTTAAATCGAGATTAGGTTTTGTGCTTATTGCCGCCGGTTGTGCCATAGGCCTTGGCAACGTGTGGCGTTTCCCCTACATTGCGGGCCAGTACGGCGGTGCCGCCTTTGTGCTCCCGTACCTGGGATTCTTGATTTTGTTCGGGTTGCCCGTGTTGATGGCGGAACTCGCGGTAGGTCGCGGCGGTCGTAGCGGTGTCGCCATGGGTTTCGACAACCTCGAAAAACCGGGGACGCACTGGCACAAGGCCAAGTACCTTTTGATTTTTTCGAACTACGTGCTTATGGCATTTTACAGCGTGGTCACGGGATGGATGTTCTACTACTTCTACAAGATGGTCACCGACCAGAGCTTTTTGAAAGGGACGCCCGAACAGATTGCGGCGGGCTTCGGCGAGATGCTGAGTAACCCCGCCCTCCTCATTTTTTGGATGACCATTGCGATTGTGCTCGGCCTTGGTGTCGTATCGCTCGGCCTCCAGAAGGGTGTCGAGAGCGTTACCAAGAAGATGATGATTTGCCTACTCGGCATCATGATTCTTCTTGCCATCCGTGCGGTGACGCTCCCCGGTGCCGACGAGGGCCTTCGCTTTTACCTGCTGCCCTCCCTTGAACGCCTGACGCAGTCGGGCAAGGGTGTGGGCGAGGCCATATTCGCGGCCTTTGCGCATGCGTTCTTTACGCTCAGCATCGGTATCGGTAGCATGGCGATTTTCGGTAGCTACATCAAAAAAGATCATTCGCTCCCCAAGGAGGCGGCGAGCGTTTGCGCCCTCGATACTTTTGTCGCCCTCATGGCGGGCATCATCATTATCCCCTCGTGTTTTGCGTTTGGCCAGGAACCGGGGCAGGGACCGGGACTTATCTTTGTGACGCTTTCTAACGTGTTCGCGCAAATGCCCGCGGGCAGGTTCTGCGGTTCCGCGTTCTTCCTGTTCATGAGCTTTGCCGCGCTCTCCACGCTCATCGCGGTGTTCGAGAACATCGTCTCGTTCTGGATGGACCTCAAGGGCGTGCCCCGCAAAAAGTCGGCGGCATGGAACATCTTGGTGGTCATTCTGCTTTCGCTCCCGTGTGCGCTCGGTTTCAACGTGCTCTCGGGATTCGAGCCGTTCGGCCCGGGCAGCTGCGTGTTGGACCTCGAGGACTTTTTTGTGAGCAACACCATGCTCCCGCTGGGCGGCATGTTCTTTGCTGTGTTCTGCAGCAGCCGTTACGGTTGGGGCCAGGAGAATTTCTTCAAGGAAATCAATACCGGCAGGGGGCTCAAGCTCCCCGTTAACGGGTTCATCAAGGTGTATTTCAAGTGGATTTTGCCCGCCTTGATTGCAGTGCTTTTGGTGCAGGGCTACATGAGCAAGTTCGCCCCGGAGCTTTGCGCTAGGATATTCGGATAA
- a CDS encoding YggS family pyridoxal phosphate-dependent enzyme codes for MEFTREQMAAHLATLENRIGEACKIAGRSRDSVKLVWVSKFHPAEAVENAIALGATDFGENRVQEAELKFSQPLMAKNGERVRCHVIGPVQSNKLKKAAIVADCIHSIASMEAVEKLERVCAALPGNNADGTQGKVLSILFQVNAGEEETKSGLDVHEAEAFLAGLESRGASAFPHLRFCGLMTIGKNTGVAEDSRECFAFLRNLRDKFLAKGGVFKDFTQLSMGMTLDLEVAIEEGSTMIRVGTALFGERDYT; via the coding sequence ATGGAATTCACGCGTGAACAAATGGCCGCCCATTTGGCGACCCTCGAAAACAGGATTGGTGAAGCTTGCAAAATTGCGGGGCGTTCCCGCGATTCGGTGAAGCTCGTTTGGGTCTCGAAGTTCCACCCGGCAGAAGCTGTGGAAAATGCGATTGCGCTCGGTGCGACCGACTTTGGCGAGAACCGTGTGCAGGAGGCGGAACTCAAGTTTTCGCAGCCGCTCATGGCAAAAAACGGTGAGCGCGTGCGCTGCCACGTGATTGGCCCCGTGCAGAGTAACAAGCTCAAGAAGGCGGCGATTGTCGCCGACTGCATCCATTCTATCGCAAGCATGGAAGCGGTCGAGAAACTGGAAAGAGTCTGCGCGGCGCTCCCCGGCAATAATGCTGACGGGACCCAGGGCAAAGTCCTCAGCATCCTTTTCCAGGTGAACGCCGGCGAGGAGGAAACCAAGAGCGGCCTCGACGTGCACGAGGCGGAAGCGTTCCTTGCGGGTCTGGAGTCGCGTGGGGCATCCGCTTTCCCGCACCTGCGTTTTTGCGGGCTCATGACCATCGGCAAAAACACGGGCGTCGCCGAGGATTCCCGCGAGTGCTTCGCTTTTTTGCGCAACCTGCGAGACAAGTTCCTCGCGAAGGGCGGTGTGTTCAAGGACTTCACCCAGCTTTCGATGGGCATGACGCTTGACTTGGAAGTCGCTATAGAAGAAGGCTCCACCATGATTCGCGTGGGCACGGCGCTTTTTGGCGAACGTGATTACACCTGA
- a CDS encoding nuclease-related domain-containing protein produces the protein MATICFAAALFLIVVLLVATRKRKPREKQKPHAVQVRCGDRGKEQAHYGEEYWTPTHVEFLEEDAPFLKGWAVGVDAALAYDHDGSFGEAATSAIVDEVARKSKRRYHILQNVYIATHRGYTEIDAVLLHETGIYVFETKNISGEISGELGEERWEQHLGEVTRHTLYNPVRQNQGHMGALLRHLEIHLSNAVIYSFVVFSDRCTLRRVPAVGEFGNYGNGWRIVHYGELREALAQAMRQREPVFLAKQVDKWFKQLRPCVEVGNSVRRAHSKSLKKMYGKRG, from the coding sequence ATGGCCACAATTTGCTTCGCCGCTGCTCTTTTTTTGATTGTTGTCCTCCTAGTTGCTACCAGGAAACGGAAACCTCGTGAAAAACAGAAACCGCATGCGGTTCAGGTCCGGTGCGGTGACCGGGGTAAAGAACAGGCGCACTACGGCGAGGAGTATTGGACTCCGACGCATGTGGAATTCCTGGAAGAGGACGCTCCTTTTTTGAAGGGGTGGGCCGTAGGTGTGGACGCCGCCCTCGCGTATGACCACGATGGGTCTTTTGGAGAAGCCGCCACGTCGGCTATTGTCGACGAGGTTGCCCGCAAAAGCAAGCGCCGTTACCATATTTTGCAGAATGTGTACATCGCGACCCACAGGGGCTATACCGAGATCGACGCGGTGCTTTTGCACGAAACGGGAATCTACGTTTTTGAGACCAAGAACATATCGGGCGAGATTTCGGGCGAACTCGGCGAGGAACGCTGGGAACAGCATTTGGGCGAAGTCACCCGACACACCTTGTACAACCCGGTACGCCAAAACCAAGGGCACATGGGAGCGCTTTTGCGCCATTTGGAAATCCACCTCTCCAATGCGGTCATCTATTCTTTTGTGGTCTTTAGCGACCGTTGCACTTTAAGGCGCGTGCCCGCCGTGGGAGAGTTTGGGAATTACGGAAACGGCTGGCGGATTGTTCACTACGGTGAATTGCGTGAAGCGCTTGCCCAAGCCATGCGGCAGCGTGAACCTGTGTTCTTGGCAAAGCAGGTCGATAAATGGTTTAAGCAGTTGCGCCCCTGCGTGGAAGTGGGCAATTCGGTAAGGCGCGCCCACAGCAAGAGTCTCAAAAAGATGTACGGCAAGCGCGGCTAG